A genomic region of Vitis vinifera cultivar Pinot Noir 40024 chromosome 7, ASM3070453v1 contains the following coding sequences:
- the LOC100260519 gene encoding probable polygalacturonase yields the protein MRRFFTLVDVLLVLLLFSEAPWAVWGSPHCDQTSSGVIRPHSVAITEFGAVGDGVTLNTKAFQNAIFYLNSFADKGGAQLFVPAGRWLTGSFDLISHLTLWLDKDAVILGSMNSNDWPVIDPLPSYGRGRELPGRRHRSLIYGCNLTDVIVTGDNGTIDGQGSIWWNWFQKKTLNYTRPHLVEFINSTGVVISNVTFLNSPFWTIHPVYCSQVIIQNVTILAPLDSPNTDGIDPDSSNDVCIEDCYISTGDDLIAIKSGWDEYGISYARPSTNIIIRRLVGKTNSSAGIAIGSEMSGGVSEVHAESLQFFNSKTGIRIKTSPGRGGYVRNIYISDMNLVDVKIAIRFTGQYGEHPDEFYDPTALPIIENITVKDVMGENIKFAGLLEGIEGDNFVNICLSNITLNVTSESPWNCSYIHGYSDLVSPEACEPLGERIYPGHVLDCYHLPTHLWSMSNRKRSSWLRSW from the exons ATGAGGAGATTTTTTACT CTAGTGGATGTGCTTCTGGTACTTCTTTTGTTCAGTGAAGCTCCATGGGCTGTCTGGGGCAGCCCACATTGTGACCAGACAAGCTCAGGGGTAATTCGACCTCACAGTGTTGCCATTACAGAATTTGGGGCTGTTGGAGATGGGGTCACGCTCAACACCAAAGCTTTTCAGAATGCCATATTCTATCTCAATTCATTTGCTGACAAGGGCGGGGCCCAGCTTTTTGTCCCAGCTGGCCGGTGGTTGACAGGGAGCTTTGATCTCATCAGTCATCTAACTTTGTGGTTAGACAAGGATGCAGTGATTCTTGGATCTATG AACTCTAATGATTGGCCAGTCATTGATCCTCTACCATCATATGGCCGAGGCAGGGAGTTGCCTGGTAGAAGGCACCGAAGCCTCATTTATGGATGCAATTTGACAGATGTTATTGTTACAG GTGACAATGGAACTATTGATGGTCAAGGCAGCATATGGTGGAAttggtttcaaaagaaaaccCTGAACTATACTCGGCCACATCTAGTTGAGTTCATTAACTCAACTGGGGTTGTCATTTCAAATGTGACCTTCTTGAATTCACCATTTTGGACCATCCATCCTGTATATTGCAG CCAAGTCATTATCCAGAATGTTACAATCCTTGCTCCTCTTGATTCACCAAACACTGATGGCATTGATCCAG ACTCTTCCAATGATGTTTGCATTGAAGACTGTTATATTAGTACTGGTGATGATCTAATAGCCATCAAAAGTGGGTGGGATGAGTATGGCATTTCATATGCTCGTCCAAGTACAAATATCATCATCCGCCGGCTAGTTGGAAAAACCAACTCAAGTGCAGGGATTGCAATTGGGAGTGAGATGTCTGGAGGTGTATCAGAAGTTCATGCAGAAAGCCTCCAGTTCTTCAATTCAAAGACAGGTATCAGGATAAAGACATCTCCTGGTCGGGGTGGTTATGTGAGAAACATCTATATATCAGACATGAACTTGGTTGATGTAAAGATAGCGATAAGGTTCACTGGTCAGTATGGGGAGCACCCAGATGAGTTTTATGACCCAACTGCTCTTCccataatagaaaatattactGTAAAAGATGTCATGGGAGAGAATATTAAATTTGCAGGCCTTTTAGAGGGTATAGAAGGGGATAATTTTGTCAACATTTGCCTCTCCAACATCACTCTCAATGTAACTTCAGAATCTCCATGGAACTGTTCTTATATTCACGGATATTCTGACTTGGTTTCACCAGAGGCTTGTGAACCTCTGGGAGAGAGAATCTACCCTGGGCATGTCTTGGACTGTTACCATCTTCCTACTCACTTATGGAGCATGAGTAATAGAAAAAGAAGTAGTTGGTTGCGGTCATGGTAA
- the LOC100258831 gene encoding protein S-acyltransferase 18 isoform X2 yields the protein MMRRHGWQRPLHPLQIVGMAIYAFLVVSFYCFLGLFLGNRIAEITVTTVFSFVALSVMFLFIRCTAIDPTDKTRLKKKRRSKYGGFSKLNYGFILGQIVVRFFRRMERKILRTCIRRKYLDQWNTTPQIEPLLPFPLVVKDDAIAPDPKEDDISFCALCDFEVKKNSKHCRSCNRCVEGFDHHCRWLNNCIGKRNYTTFFLLLTFVLLMLVIEGGTAVAIFIRCFADKKGIEGELERKLYLEFPRGLLATISVLLVLMTAYGSAALGQLYFFHIVLIRKGMRTYDYILAMREENQPMELDPFNDSDFSSDDSSEFDSPEKPTFVSRFICRGQRMNQNPTRRLSIRIDEDPATSNLIKKQGFRAGIDPWKLIKMSKEKALLAAEKARERLMKQKPVVEHDALQPLPLETKSGPLMNPERKTVNDHSSLSPLTSKGTFPGSPGRLSSPRKRFSSSPTVLSGVVPSPKHKYRSNFDLKLTEVSRELETYISRQVLCSVLKKDGSEASPR from the exons ATGATGAGACGCCATGGCTGGCAGCGACCCCTCCACCCTTTACAG ATAGTGGGCATGGCTATTTATGCTTTTCTGGTGGTCTCATTCTATTGTTTCCTGGGGCTTTTCCTTGGAAACAGAATTGCCGAGATTACAGTGACTACAGTCTTTTCCTTTGTG GCCCTTTCGGTCATGTTTCTATTTATAAGATGCACTGCCATTGATCCAACTGACAAAACCAGattaaagaagaagagaagatcCAAGTATGGTGGATTCTCAAAGTTAAATTATGGATTCATATTGGGCCAGATTGTTGTGAGATTTTTTAGGAGGATGGAAAGGAAGATCCTTCGAACTTGTATAAGAAGGAAGTACCTAGATCAATGGAATACCACACCTCAAATTGAGCCCTTGCTTCCATTTCCCCTTGTTGTAAAAGATGACGCCATTGCTCCTGACCCAAAAGAGGATGACATCTCATTTTGCGCCCTTTGTGATTTTGAG GTCAAAAAAAACAGCAAGCACTGTAGGTCCTGCAACCGGTGTGTTGAAGGGTTTGATCACCACTGCAGG TGGTTGAACAACTGTATTGGGAAAAGGAATTACACAACATTCTTTCTTCTATTGACATTTGTATTGTTGATG CTTGTCATAGAAGGAGGTACTGCCGTAGCCATATTCATCAGGTGCTTTGCAGATAAGAAAGGGATAGAGGGGGAGCTGGAGAGGAAACTCTATTTAGAGTTTCCACGAGGCCTACTTGCAACCATATCA GTCCTTTTGGTTCTGATGACTGCATATGGTTCAGCAGCATTGGGACAACTCTATTTCTTTCACATTGTCCTCATTCGGAAG GGAATGAGAACATATGATTACATATTGGCAATGAGAGAGGAGAACCAACCTATGGAACTAGATCCATTCAACGATTCGGACTTTTCTTCAGATGATAGCTCTGAATTTGATTCACCTGAAAAGCCAACATTTGTGTCTCGGTTTATATGCAGAGGACAGAGAATGAATCAG AACCCGACAAGAAGACTGTCCATAAGAATTGATGAAGATCCTGCAACCTCCAACTTGATCAAGAAGCAAGGCTTTCGAGCAGGCATTGACCCCTGGAAATTGATCAAGATGAGCAAAGAGAAAGCTCTTCTGGCAGCTGAGAAAGCCAGAGAAAGGCTCATGAAACAGAAACCAGTTGTGGAACATGATGCATTGCAGCCACTGCCATTGGAGACGAAAAGTGGACCTCTAATGAACCCAGAGAGGAAAACAGTAAATGATCATTCAAGCTTGTCGCCTCTCACTTCAAAAGGGACATTTCCAGGGTCGCCTGGACGATTGTCTAGCCCAAGAAAAAGATTTTCCAGCTCTCCCACTGTACTCTCTGGTGTTGTGCCATCACCAAAGCACAAGTATAGGAGCAACTTCGACTTGAAGTTAACTGAGGTGTCCAGGGAGCTTGAAACATATATTTCAAGGCAGGTTCTGTGTTCAGTTTTGAAGAAGGATGGGAGTGAGGCATCCCCCAGATAG
- the LOC100258831 gene encoding protein S-acyltransferase 18 isoform X1: protein MMRRHGWQRPLHPLQIVGMAIYAFLVVSFYCFLGLFLGNRIAEITVTTVFSFVALSVMFLFIRCTAIDPTDKTRLKKKRRSKYGGFSKLNYGFILGQIVVRFFRRMERKILRTCIRRKYLDQWNTTPQIEPLLPFPLVVKDDAIAPDPKEDDISFCALCDFEVKKNSKHCRSCNRCVEGFDHHCRWLNNCIGKRNYTTFFLLLTFVLLMLVIEGGTAVAIFIRCFADKKGIEGELERKLYLEFPRGLLATISVLLVLMTAYGSAALGQLYFFHIVLIRKGMRTYDYILAMREENQPMELDPFNDSDFSSDDSSEFDSPEKPTFVSRFICRGQRMNQFQNPTRRLSIRIDEDPATSNLIKKQGFRAGIDPWKLIKMSKEKALLAAEKARERLMKQKPVVEHDALQPLPLETKSGPLMNPERKTVNDHSSLSPLTSKGTFPGSPGRLSSPRKRFSSSPTVLSGVVPSPKHKYRSNFDLKLTEVSRELETYISRQVLCSVLKKDGSEASPR, encoded by the exons ATGATGAGACGCCATGGCTGGCAGCGACCCCTCCACCCTTTACAG ATAGTGGGCATGGCTATTTATGCTTTTCTGGTGGTCTCATTCTATTGTTTCCTGGGGCTTTTCCTTGGAAACAGAATTGCCGAGATTACAGTGACTACAGTCTTTTCCTTTGTG GCCCTTTCGGTCATGTTTCTATTTATAAGATGCACTGCCATTGATCCAACTGACAAAACCAGattaaagaagaagagaagatcCAAGTATGGTGGATTCTCAAAGTTAAATTATGGATTCATATTGGGCCAGATTGTTGTGAGATTTTTTAGGAGGATGGAAAGGAAGATCCTTCGAACTTGTATAAGAAGGAAGTACCTAGATCAATGGAATACCACACCTCAAATTGAGCCCTTGCTTCCATTTCCCCTTGTTGTAAAAGATGACGCCATTGCTCCTGACCCAAAAGAGGATGACATCTCATTTTGCGCCCTTTGTGATTTTGAG GTCAAAAAAAACAGCAAGCACTGTAGGTCCTGCAACCGGTGTGTTGAAGGGTTTGATCACCACTGCAGG TGGTTGAACAACTGTATTGGGAAAAGGAATTACACAACATTCTTTCTTCTATTGACATTTGTATTGTTGATG CTTGTCATAGAAGGAGGTACTGCCGTAGCCATATTCATCAGGTGCTTTGCAGATAAGAAAGGGATAGAGGGGGAGCTGGAGAGGAAACTCTATTTAGAGTTTCCACGAGGCCTACTTGCAACCATATCA GTCCTTTTGGTTCTGATGACTGCATATGGTTCAGCAGCATTGGGACAACTCTATTTCTTTCACATTGTCCTCATTCGGAAG GGAATGAGAACATATGATTACATATTGGCAATGAGAGAGGAGAACCAACCTATGGAACTAGATCCATTCAACGATTCGGACTTTTCTTCAGATGATAGCTCTGAATTTGATTCACCTGAAAAGCCAACATTTGTGTCTCGGTTTATATGCAGAGGACAGAGAATGAATCAG TTTCAGAACCCGACAAGAAGACTGTCCATAAGAATTGATGAAGATCCTGCAACCTCCAACTTGATCAAGAAGCAAGGCTTTCGAGCAGGCATTGACCCCTGGAAATTGATCAAGATGAGCAAAGAGAAAGCTCTTCTGGCAGCTGAGAAAGCCAGAGAAAGGCTCATGAAACAGAAACCAGTTGTGGAACATGATGCATTGCAGCCACTGCCATTGGAGACGAAAAGTGGACCTCTAATGAACCCAGAGAGGAAAACAGTAAATGATCATTCAAGCTTGTCGCCTCTCACTTCAAAAGGGACATTTCCAGGGTCGCCTGGACGATTGTCTAGCCCAAGAAAAAGATTTTCCAGCTCTCCCACTGTACTCTCTGGTGTTGTGCCATCACCAAAGCACAAGTATAGGAGCAACTTCGACTTGAAGTTAACTGAGGTGTCCAGGGAGCTTGAAACATATATTTCAAGGCAGGTTCTGTGTTCAGTTTTGAAGAAGGATGGGAGTGAGGCATCCCCCAGATAG